One genomic segment of Nonomuraea coxensis DSM 45129 includes these proteins:
- a CDS encoding MFS transporter: MDEPGTTPRSGLVVGVLAAAGITVSLMQTLIVPLIATLPALLHTTTANAFWAITATLLAGAVAMPVSGRLGDLYGKRRVMVASALLLSAGSFVCAPAESLVPMVAGRALQGLGMGVIPLGIAIMRDVLPPQRLGSAIGLMSSSLGVGGALGLPAAALVAQYVSWHALFWAAGGLGLLMSVLILLIVPESPVRSPGRLDVVGAIGLSAGLALFLLPVSKGSEWGWTSGITLGMFGASALVLLLWGWWELRVPAPLIDLRTSARRQVLMTNLASIVIGFAMYAMSLITPQLLQLPAATGYGLGRSMVEAGLWMAPGGLVMMAISPVAARLSAARGPKTSLLLGALVIAAGYLMALVLMGHAWGILIFSSVVAAGIGFAYAAMPSIIMAAVPRTETAAANGLNSLMRAIGTSSASAVLGAVLANMTIKVGPATLPSEAGFRTGFVIGAGVAVLAALIVTTIPGRRAAARHLAGAPAGLDEELPAR; this comes from the coding sequence ATGGACGAACCGGGCACGACGCCGCGCAGCGGACTGGTCGTCGGGGTGCTGGCGGCGGCGGGCATCACGGTCTCGCTGATGCAGACCCTCATCGTCCCCCTCATCGCCACCCTCCCCGCCCTGCTGCACACCACCACCGCGAACGCCTTCTGGGCCATCACCGCGACGCTGCTCGCCGGAGCGGTCGCCATGCCCGTCTCAGGCCGCCTCGGCGACCTGTACGGCAAGCGCCGCGTCATGGTCGCCAGCGCCCTCCTGCTGTCCGCCGGCTCGTTCGTGTGCGCGCCCGCCGAGTCGCTGGTCCCCATGGTCGCCGGCCGTGCCCTGCAGGGCCTCGGCATGGGGGTGATCCCGCTCGGCATCGCCATCATGCGGGACGTGCTCCCGCCGCAGCGGCTCGGCTCGGCCATCGGCCTCATGAGCTCCTCGCTCGGCGTCGGCGGCGCGCTCGGCCTGCCCGCGGCCGCGCTCGTCGCCCAGTACGTGAGCTGGCACGCCCTGTTCTGGGCGGCGGGCGGGCTCGGGCTGCTGATGAGCGTGCTGATCCTGCTGATCGTGCCGGAGTCGCCGGTCAGGTCGCCCGGCCGCCTGGACGTGGTCGGCGCGATCGGCCTGTCGGCCGGCCTGGCGCTGTTCCTGCTGCCCGTCTCCAAGGGCAGCGAGTGGGGCTGGACCAGCGGGATCACGCTCGGCATGTTCGGGGCCTCGGCGCTCGTCCTGCTGCTGTGGGGCTGGTGGGAGCTGCGCGTGCCCGCGCCGCTGATCGACCTGCGCACCTCCGCCCGCCGCCAGGTGCTCATGACGAACCTGGCCTCCATCGTGATCGGCTTCGCCATGTACGCGATGTCGCTCATCACCCCGCAGCTCCTCCAGCTCCCCGCCGCCACCGGCTACGGCCTGGGCCGCTCGATGGTCGAGGCCGGCCTGTGGATGGCGCCCGGCGGGCTGGTCATGATGGCGATCTCGCCTGTGGCGGCCCGGCTGTCGGCGGCGCGGGGGCCGAAGACGTCCCTGCTGCTCGGCGCGCTCGTCATCGCCGCCGGCTACCTGATGGCCCTCGTCCTCATGGGGCACGCCTGGGGGATCCTGATCTTCTCGTCGGTGGTGGCCGCCGGGATCGGCTTCGCGTACGCGGCCATGCCGTCGATCATCATGGCGGCGGTCCCGCGTACCGAGACGGCCGCCGCCAACGGCCTCAACAGCCTCATGCGCGCGATCGGCACCTCGTCGGCCAGCGCCGTGCTCGGCGCGGTGCTGGCCAACATGACGATCAAGGTCGGCCCGGCGACGCTGCCGTCCGAGGCGGGCTTCCGCACCGGGTTCGTCATCGGGGCGGGCGTGGCGGTGCTGGCGGCGCTCATCGTCACCACGATCCCCGGCCGCCGCGCCGCCGCCCGCCACCTCGCCGGCGCTCCCGCCGGCCTGGACGAGGAACTGCCCGCCCGCTGA
- a CDS encoding MarR family winged helix-turn-helix transcriptional regulator yields MRREIADIERELMLIGRYKELVAADRPEERTLERSSYILLSRLEAEGPLSIGQLARAFGLDTSTVNRQTAVLLRAGLAERIPDPDGGTARKLRVTEEGLRRARAERDCRLRGLAKVLADWTEEELESFAGGLAHFNASIEH; encoded by the coding sequence GTGCGCAGGGAGATCGCCGACATCGAGCGGGAGCTCATGCTGATCGGCCGCTACAAGGAGCTGGTGGCGGCCGACCGGCCCGAGGAGCGCACGCTGGAACGCAGCAGCTACATCCTGCTGAGCCGGCTGGAGGCCGAGGGGCCGCTGTCGATCGGGCAGCTCGCGCGGGCGTTCGGCCTCGACACCTCCACGGTCAACCGGCAGACCGCCGTGCTGCTGCGGGCCGGGCTGGCCGAACGCATCCCCGACCCGGACGGCGGCACGGCGCGCAAGCTGCGCGTCACCGAGGAAGGGCTGCGGCGGGCGCGGGCCGAGCGGGACTGCCGGCTGCGCGGGCTGGCCAAGGTGCTGGCGGACTGGACGGAGGAGGAGCTGGAGTCCTTCGCCG
- a CDS encoding TetR family transcriptional regulator yields MPVPRRPNRGPSAAAENRAALITAARRVFAAEGYGAPLSSVARAAGVGQGSLYRHFPDRVALAMAVFEEQVAALESLAAEPGSTIDDLLAVMTENAVASTAFIELVSRASAEPDPRILGLRERVVGLLQGVLDDPRRAPRIRPGVSADDLVLIFGMIAGALAHIPASQRHATVRRAWSLLREGVEL; encoded by the coding sequence ATGCCGGTGCCGCGTCGACCGAACAGAGGACCCAGCGCCGCCGCCGAGAACCGCGCCGCGCTGATCACCGCCGCGCGCCGGGTCTTCGCCGCCGAGGGCTACGGCGCCCCGCTCAGCTCCGTCGCCCGCGCCGCCGGCGTCGGCCAGGGCAGCCTCTACCGGCACTTCCCCGACCGCGTCGCGCTGGCCATGGCCGTGTTCGAGGAGCAGGTCGCCGCCCTGGAGTCGCTCGCCGCCGAGCCAGGCAGCACCATCGACGACCTGCTCGCGGTGATGACCGAGAACGCCGTCGCCTCGACCGCGTTCATCGAGCTCGTCTCCCGGGCCTCCGCCGAGCCCGACCCGCGCATCCTCGGCCTGCGCGAGCGCGTGGTCGGCCTGCTCCAGGGCGTCCTCGACGACCCCCGGCGGGCCCCCCGCATCCGCCCCGGCGTCTCGGCCGACGACCTCGTCCTGATCTTCGGCATGATCGCCGGCGCCCTCGCCCACATCCCGGCGTCCCAGCGCCACGCCACCGTCCGTCGCGCCTGGTCCCTGCTCCGCGAAGGCGTGGAGCTCTGA
- a CDS encoding SDR family NAD(P)-dependent oxidoreductase produces the protein MNAFDDRVALVTGAGSGIGRAMAVAFAKAGARVVAADVDRARAEETAALVGEAALAVTADVGDQASVAALVEAAIGAYGRIDVLCNNAGILDTMALPADISPEVWERVIRVNLTGAFLVTHAVLPHMLRQGRGAIVNTASEAGIRGGAAGAAYTASKHGLIGLTRSVAWAYAKDGIRCNAILPGPTATNIADGATFDPAGAARLSPVLALGELMAQPEQMADAALYLASEAASFVNGAIVPVDGGWSAG, from the coding sequence ATGAACGCATTCGACGACCGGGTCGCCCTCGTCACGGGAGCAGGGTCGGGGATCGGCCGGGCCATGGCGGTGGCCTTCGCCAAGGCCGGCGCCCGGGTGGTGGCCGCCGACGTGGACCGGGCGCGGGCCGAGGAGACGGCCGCCCTCGTCGGCGAGGCCGCGCTCGCCGTCACCGCCGACGTCGGCGACCAGGCGTCGGTCGCGGCGCTGGTGGAGGCGGCGATCGGCGCGTACGGCCGGATCGACGTGCTCTGCAACAACGCCGGCATCCTCGACACCATGGCGCTGCCCGCCGACATCAGCCCCGAGGTGTGGGAGCGGGTGATCCGCGTCAACCTGACCGGCGCGTTCCTGGTCACCCACGCGGTGCTGCCGCACATGCTGCGCCAGGGCCGGGGCGCGATCGTCAACACCGCCTCCGAGGCGGGCATCCGCGGCGGCGCGGCCGGAGCCGCCTACACCGCCTCCAAGCACGGGCTCATCGGCCTGACCAGGAGCGTCGCCTGGGCGTACGCCAAGGACGGCATCCGCTGCAACGCCATCCTGCCCGGCCCCACCGCGACCAACATCGCCGACGGGGCCACCTTCGACCCGGCCGGAGCCGCCCGCCTGTCGCCGGTGCTGGCCCTGGGCGAGCTCATGGCGCAGCCGGAGCAGATGGCGGACGCCGCGCTGTACCTGGCCTCGGAGGCGGCCTCGTTCGTCAACGGCGCGATCGTCCCCGTGGACGGCGGCTGGTCCGCCGGGTAA